TACTCATTTGCTTCGTGAGCTTCATGTTCTTACTCCTACACGTCCGACTATCTTATGTGATAACAAGAGTGCACGGTTTTTAAGTCAAAATCCTGTATCCAACAAGCGTTCAAAACATATTGACATTGATTTTCATTTCATCAGAGAACTTGTGGCATCAGGAAAACTTTATACGAAGTTTGTTCTTACATCGCTTCAGCTAGCATATATTTTTACTAAGAGCTTACCTAGATCTTTGTTTGAGATTTTTCGCGCCAAGCTTCATGTTGGACCTCCACCAGTTCGCTTGAGGGGGGTATTAAAGATAAAATAGGctagtatttatattttacaaagctTATGTACGTTTATGTAATTTATTGTATTCTAGAATATTGTATTGGTGAATATAAATACAAAGTCagacatctccattgattaaggagATTTCATCCTAAAAATCCTCACAGTTAAGTAAGGTTGACTCATGACTATTATTAATAAAGAATTGAACATATACGAAGTATATGCTACACATAAATATACCAAACGTAAAACATACATATTTAAAATAGATATATGAcacataataatttttaaaagtaataCCTAGTAAAATTTGACATATATGACCGACTCAGAATCAACTCGATCATCCCGACTTCGACCAGATTTGACTTGATTTTTTGGCGTTGACAGACTTTTTGAGTGCTATTCGGTAGAACTAGACAAGTGAATCCCTAATCGACGCATCAGCTGACTCAACCGACTTTTACAATTTTTAATGCACACGTACGAAACATAAAACTTGCACGAGGGATCAATGTTTTACATGAAGATGTCTCAAAGGAAATCAAAACCATTACACCAGTGCCCATTTAAATTCAACTAAACCGTGAACAATATTATACGTGAAGATGTCTCAAAGAAAATCAAAACCATTACATCAATGTCCATTTAAATTCAACTAAAATCGTGAACAATATTATAATAAGAATGAAGAGTCCTTTCAACACTAGATATTAGTATCAACCTCAACTATCTCTAATATATCATGCCATTCTCAATAGCAGCAGATTACAATAACACGGTTCATTACGATCGTTATTGAATCACAAATACTTTTATAGATATTATTCTTTTTTCTCTCCACCCTCCTTAAAAAACTATACACAAAAACTCTAAGTTAAATAGTCAAGAACAATGTGTTATCAAAAGAGTCGGAATTTGAGGTGTGCAAAATTTACATTTGCATAGACTCCAAAATTTAAAGAGGGTCCAATACATATAACTAAACAATTAATATAGATCTATCTATGTTCTATTTATTTATAAGGGTCgtttgaaaataaaaaaaaaccaatatatatatatatatatatatatacgggcaggatcaatggggaagtaaccaatcgggagaaaacggggggaagcaaattttttttttttcgttttttgaaaaaactttgttcacgaacattatagattggatgaaaataagaacatttagaaaagacacttcgtgatgaatgttattattttggcgggaaaacgatccacaaaaataacattcaagataatattgttcgtgaagaatgttaacgtttttttttaatgttttgtgaagtaaaatttagcccgatttagagtttagggtttagagtttagggtttggtgttttgggtttatggtttattccataaacccaaaacaccaaaccctaaaccctaaaccctaaaccctaaaccctaaactctaaaccgttcgtgttacacTACTAAAAAACTGAGCATTACCGACGGCACAATCTGTCGGTAATCCGTCTCAAACAGCCTTTTCCGACGGATTTCCGACGGATTCGAGCGGACCCTAAAATCGCCCTCAGTAATATTTACCGACGGATTTTGGGACGGCCCTAATTTTAGCGACAGATTCTCGACGGCATTTGTTCCAACGGATTTCTTTCGGATTTGCGTTGAGTTTTACCTACAGATTTGGGATGGCTAATTTACCGACGGCCCCATGTACCGATGGATTTCCGACGGACGTTTGGGACGGATTAGTGACGGTATAGTTTACGACGGATTTGGGACATCCTTTTACCAATGGATTACCGACGGATTTTACCGACGGATTTTAGACGGCCCTCTAGGAAAGTTTCCGACGGAATTTCTGTCACCAATCTGTCGCTAATTTTATTATTTCATTTAGAGTTTTTTCCTAAAAATTGCATTTTCCAGAATCCTgcctattttattaaattttataagcTGCACATTAAATCAAAATTTCCTAAAAAGAAGTTCTTTCATTAAGCATCATAAATAGCAAAGTAATTCACATTGCTTACCCAAAAACAAAGTAGGATACCTAAAAAACTTAACGCTTACAAACAACAAAACCAAGTAGACAAATTCAAGAATTAGATAAGTATTTCAAGCATCGGGGTTTGGTAGACGCTTCAAAATTTCAGCCCACTTCTCATTCATTTCATTCATTTCTCTCCTAACTGCTTCCGTCGCAGCTTTACTATCCTCAACTTCCTTTCGAAGACGCTCCTCACGTTCTTCCATCTCGCTTCTTGTTTTCTCATGTTCTTCACGCATCTTCTCCATTGTTTCTTTCACTTTTTCTACCTGCAAAAAAGTAATACAAAGTTATAAATAAAAGATAAAACTACACTTTGATTGGTCAAGAAAGATGCACTTGAAGAAAAAATGGATGATAATTGAACTAATATGAAAAATATGCAAACATTATGTGAATGTCATCATGGGTGACCCACTGTGTAAAAATGTAAATATGACTATTACAACAAAAATTCCATAGGCAAAAAAGTTTTCATGCATAAAAATAGGACTAACATCTATCATTTATCAATATCTAATCTATTTATATCATGTTCTATGTACATCATTATCTATATCTGTTCATCTATATTTGTTCATCATGAGTAAGGTTTGAGTTACAGTGGTTAATCTATCTGATGATGCATATAAATAGGACCACTTCTCATCCCTACAATACACTAAATATCAGCAAATGAAAGGAAAAAAACTAACAAAAGTGACACAAGTTACAGCACATTAACACAAGTTAGGAGCAGATTAACACTACTTAAAGGAGTAGATTAACACTACTTACAACAGCAAATTAACACTAGTTACAACAGCAAATTAACACAGGTTACAGCAGCAAATTAACACAAGTTACAACAGCAAATTAACAGAACTTACAGCAAATCTGAATGCGAATAATTACAGTAGATTGGATGGCTATTTTAGTTGCAGCAGCGAGATTTTGTGAAGAAAAAAATAACACAAGTTAAAGAGAAAGATCCATACCTCTTCAAACCGAGTTTGAGCATACGAGTTCTCGCTATCAGCAGGTGTGCCCGTCAGTACGAAACTTGGATCAGAAGATGAACCAGAACAATATGCTCTCCCTTTCCTCCTTACGCCAGTAGCCTTTTCCCACAACTCTTGATCATGCTTTGGGTGAGTGGAAACATCCGTGCCATATCTCTCAATCATATATTCTGATAGATGTtcctattatatataaatttgaacAAAATTATCATTAAACATTATCTTTTCATATAATCGTAAATATATACACAAAAAAATCTACAATTAGACAAAGAGACTTACTACAGCCTTGCGTGCCCTATCATCTATCAAGGCATTAGATGAAGAGCTACCATCCCCCTCAACTATCGTCCCTTTTTTTGTATGTGATGCAATAAGAAAAGCTAAAGAAGATTGTGGGCCGCCCATTTTTTCTTCCTACAAAAGTTATATCAGAACGATTAGCATAAAAGAATTAAAGTAAGGTTATACAATAACCACAAAACATTAAATATCTTACAAAGCTCTCTCAAAATGCAACATATCCAGCAGAGCCTGTGCAATGGTGGCCAGTTACAAATTTAGACCTATTTATTTTATTCGCATTCGAAATCTTTATCCATCCTTCTTTATTCCAATGTTATGTGACAAGTTCTCTCCAATGCTCTTGCTTCATCCAGGTTGGGTTATATGGAAGAATGGGAGATAAATCATCATCAATAACTGGGTTACCAGCAGCTTCAGCCTCCGCATATGCTAGATCACGATCCGTACTTAAACGATCAGACAATCGTCTTGCAATTGACGCAGTAAATAAGCGATGAACAAACTGATCAATTGCCGGATCCCAAGAATACATTTTCTGAATAACACAAATTAACATAGATATATTGCttcgtgatatatatatatatatatatatatatatatatatatatatatatatatatatatatatatatatatatatatatatatatatatatatatatatatccatattaaaAGCAACTTGAGAACTCTCAAACATCCTATTTTTGTCAACAATAGGAACACTTGACCATGTTGGCCAAGCTCCACAGTAAAAGTTCTTTAAAATCCCAGTGATTGAGAGGCTGATTGCACTATTATCAGATTGACCATTAGCATTAGTAAAGCTACACAATTGAAAAGGAGATGATTAGCGTTATCTAAAAACTTAATAATGTCAAAATACAAATAACATATATGATACTTACCGTGCCCTGTCAGGGGTAATGGAAATCCACATGGTTGGATTTGCAGAAGAACTTCTTGGTGCACTCGAACCTAGTTGTGCTTAGGAGGAAGGTACATTTGAACATGGATGTGCTTGAGATGATGGTGATCCAATCTCAGGAGTATTTGTTTCATTGAGGTTGTTTAAGCCATCATATTGGTCCATATGTTCATCCATGTCATCATGAGATACGTTGTTGCCATGAGATACATTGTGCCTACCTCTAGAAGTGGAATTGTGCCTACCTCTAACACGACTTCCACGACTATGCCCAACTGAGCTGCATCCTGGCATATTGCCTACAACATAATATCAACATGGTGAATCAACAGATGAAAGTAAACAACAAATTATCAGAAaacaaaataacttgataaattcatAATCAGGAACACACACAGTAATATCTTATGAAAACATGCGAAAATGATGTAAACTATATACTAAACAGTAAAAATGCATAATAGAAATATGGTGAATTATAATGATGTAAATATGGTCAGATTATCTAAGATCATATATTATGATAAATATGTTCAATATTTTAACTACATGCCaatcaaatcaatcaaaatcaatcagCAGAATGATCAGAAGAGTAAATATCTATATCTTCGTCATCTATATCCtcatctgaatctgaatcatcataTAAATCTTCTTCCTCCTCATTAGTTTCAACATTTGTAATGTTCACAAGATCACCCGTTGAAACTTCTTCTGCTTCTCCTTGTTCGAGAATAATAGGTCCAAAGTCCTCATTAGTACTTGTTGGACATATTATCCTCTCATTCTCTTGGTAGAAAATATCATCATTGTTtccattatcatcttcatcatcatcagctACTTCACTAACATGTTCTTCCAGTTGATAAATACCCCTAGGTTTTACTTTAACAACGGCTGACCAATCTTTCAAATCTCTTGTCATTGAAGGATATGGTGCATAATACACTTGTTCTGCCTGTGATGCTAAGATAAATGGGTCATCAACACATCCCCGAGACTTGGTTTTGACATCAACTAGCTTATGCTTATGGTCAACCCTTACCCCTCGAACGGGATCGAACCAGTGGCATTTGAATAGCACAACCACACAATGTGATAAACTATTATGGTATTCAACTTCTATGATCTCTTCTATCAACCCATAATAGTCGCTTTCTAGGTTGTCATAACAAGCACCTTTAAGCACACACAGCAATTTTGTGTAACCCGCCCACTAGATTGTTTTAGAGTATGAAACTTATAACCATTGATGAAGTATCCATTATGGAATTTAACTTCATTTAATGGACCGAATGCTAAATCTCTCAAATGTTCATTAAAGCATGTTGGGGAGGTTATAACCTGCAATTACAAGAGTACTTTTTAGAATGATACTAGAGATGTGGTTGAAACACTTTTTTAATGTCTTATGCTTACATTGTTTTTGAACCATTGTGCAAAATCTCTCTCTCTTCTTTTATCACGCTCTGCAGCTTCAAGATTTGGTTCTTCTTCAATAATCCACTCATCAAACCTCTTCTGTGTTAAGCAAGATATAAGTATGAATCTTATGTTGCTCAGCTTTAGTCAATATTCTCTTTATTCCACCCTTCTCAAATAATCTTCGAGACGGAACTTTAAATATGCTTAATCGAGAGTCGTTCGTTGAAGTAGAATTTTCCAGAGCAAAATTTCGAGGCTCGCGATTCAATCGAGTTGGTATTTTTGAGTTAAGATGCAAGGAGCAATATGTAGAAAGTTCATTTGCGATATATGTTTCAACAATAGACCCCTCAACCCTTGCCTTATTTCTAACTGTTCTTTTCAATATGCCTAATTTCCTGGAAGAATATTAAAATGATGTCAAGAAACTTATAATTAACAATAATTATGTCAAACAAATAATAGTACTTATAAGATTACCTCTCATATGGATACATCCATCTATATTGAACTGGGCCACCACGAATCGCTTCACGTGTTAAATGGATAATAAGGTGTTCCATTGAGTCGAAGAATCCAGGTGGAAAGAATTTTTCTAAGTTGCAAATTGTTACAACGATACTTTTTTCAAGTTTTTGCAAGTCCTCAGTATGCAACACCTTTAAGCATATTACACGAAAGAATGTGCACAACTCAGTGATCGCGTCCCATATTGCATCAGGCATCATCCCTTTTAAAGCAATAGGCAACAACCGTTGCAAAAATACGTGACACTCGTGACTCTTGAAACTATAAAAGGTACACTCTTGAACATTTACACATCCCCCAATATTTGAAGCATAGCCATCAGGAAATTTCACCTTCTTTAACCATTCACAAACTTTCTTTAATTGTGGTTTGGTTAGAGTGTATGCTGCCTTTGGTTTCATAACTTTATTATTGTTGTTTTTAAAAAGATGCAAGCTCGCCCGATCACAATACAAATTAATATCCTTCCTCGCCTTGATATTGTCCTTTGTTTTCGGAGTGTCCATGACAGTGTTAAACAGATTTTCAAAAACATTCTTCTCGATGTGCATTACATCAAGGTTGTGTCGGATTAACAAAGAATGCCAATATGGCAACTCCCAAAATATACTTTTCTTTACCCAATTATGGGTTTTACCAAAGTTTGGGTCTTTTGGATTCTTTGCTGAGTATGGTTCACCTTCATAAACGGTTGGAAAGTTTGACACTTGGCTCAAAATTTCATCACCGGTTAATTCTGGTGGTATAGTAGTTGACAATTGGGAAATTCCTTTCTTGAATCCTTTCTTGTCACGCCGAAATGGGTGTCTTTCTGGTAATAGTATTCGATGGCAGTCAAACCAACATGGCTTCCCTCCCTCATTTAACCGAAATGCATTTGTGTCACCCATGCAATAAGGGCAAGCCAATCTACCATGTGTGCTCCAACCCGAAAGCATTGCATAAGCGGGGAAGTCACTAACTGTCCACAAAAGTATAGCTCTCATCGTAAAATTTTGTTTACGATAAGCATCATACACTTCAATACCATCATCCCATAACTCTTTCAACTCATCTATTAACGGTTGAAGAAACACATCTAAGTTTTGGCCGGGACTCTTTCTTCCAGGAATAACCAAAGATAACTGAACGTACGAGTCTTTCGCGCACATCCAAGGAGGTAAGTTAT
The window above is part of the Rutidosis leptorrhynchoides isolate AG116_Rl617_1_P2 chromosome 1, CSIRO_AGI_Rlap_v1, whole genome shotgun sequence genome. Proteins encoded here:
- the LOC139844431 gene encoding uncharacterized protein gives rise to the protein MSRSDRKWMYNMTDNSNFLSLNFILKVDMFLDFAFSNEKIVETNVRPTGEIVFQIKCPCTICKNNHYRPRDVVKEHLLTKGFIRNYTRWVQHGEIEIQDAGESCTPMEVDLDHDDGMRRMVWENIRAAGFQSNPESSFHEEHVPNARTKRFYDMLKNDNEPLYNGCEEWSKLQAATTLLNWKSSCNVPESTFNHILTIFKSMLPVGNKLPLNLYETKAILKELSLPKKRYDACKNHCMLFYKQEDLSLTHCRYCNEPRYKFNKVPYLVLTYMPIGERLKRLYMSEKTAKEMTWHFDHNTKEGCMSHPSDGEAWKHFDETHPFFADEIRNVQLGLCTDGFSPNNSNSNPYSLWPVFLTIYNLPPWMCAKDSYVQLSLVIPGRKSPGQNLDVFLQPLIDELKELWDDGIEVYDAYRKQNFTMRAILLWTVSDFPAYAMLSGWSTHGRLACPYCMGDTNAFRLNEGGKPCWFDCHRILLPERHPFRRDKKGFKKGISQLSTTIPPELTGDEILSQVSNFPTVYEGEPYSAKNPKDPNFGKTHNWVKKSIFWELPYWHSLLIRHNLDVMHIEKNVFENLFNTVMDTPKTKDNIKARKDINLYCDRASLHLFKNNNNKVMKPKAAYTLTKPQLKKVCEWLKKVKFPDGYASNIGGCVNVQECTFYSFKSHECHVFLQRLLPIALKGMMPDAIWDAITELCTFFRVICLKVLHTEDLQKLEKSIVVTICNLEKFFPPGFFDSMEHLIIHLTREAIRGGPVQYRWMYPYERKLGILKRTVRNKARVEGSIVETYIANELSTYCSLHLNSKIPTRLNREPRNFALENSTSTNDSRLSIFKVPSRRLFEKGGIKRILTKAEQHKIHTYILLNTEEWAGYTKLLCVLKGACYDNLESDYYGLIEEIIEVEYHNSLSHCVVVLFKCHWFDPVRGVRVDHKHKLVDVKTKSRGCVDDPFILASQAEQVYYAPYPSMTRDLKDWSAVVKVKPRGIYQLEEHVSEVADDDEDDNGNNDDIFYQENERIICPTSTNEDFGPIILEQGEAEEVSTGDLVNITNVETNEEEEDLYDDSDSDEDIDDEDIDIYSSDHSAD